A part of Rhizobium etli CFN 42 genomic DNA contains:
- the nodC gene encoding chitooligosaccharide synthase NodC — translation MDMLDTTSTVAVSLYALLSTAYKSMQAVYSLPTDVSLASHGLGGFDELPSVDVIVPSFNEDPRTLSECLASIAGQEYGGRLQVYLVDDGSENREALRLVHEAFARDPRFNILLLPQNVGKRKAQIAAIRRSAGDMVLNVDSDTILASDVIRKLVPKMQDAAVGAAMGQLTARNRNDSWLTRLIDMEYWLACNEERAAQARFGAVMCCCGPCVMYRRSALASLLDQYESQYFRGKPSDFGEDRHLTILMLKAGFRTEYVPSAIAATVVPNKLGPYLRQQLRWARSTFRDTLLGLRLLPNLNRFLTLDVVGQNLGPLLLALSVLTGLAQLALTGTAPWLAALMIVAMTMIRCSVVALRARQLRFLGFSLHTFINIFLLLPLKAYALCTLSNSDWLSRSSAGNSNQHPTADARTTECSGHATAPRRLKPARHPARRTTSDCMCSDE, via the coding sequence ATGTTTCATTGGCGTCCCACGGCTTGGGCGGCTTTGACGAGCTGCCCAGCGTAGATGTCATCGTGCCAAGCTTCAACGAGGATCCCCGCACGCTTTCGGAGTGCCTGGCTTCTATTGCGGGTCAGGAATACGGGGGAAGGCTGCAGGTTTACCTAGTTGATGACGGTTCCGAAAATCGCGAGGCTTTGCGACTTGTGCACGAGGCCTTCGCGCGAGACCCCAGATTCAATATTCTCCTGCTTCCCCAGAATGTCGGCAAACGGAAGGCACAGATCGCTGCGATACGCCGCTCTGCTGGAGATATGGTGTTAAACGTCGACTCCGACACGATCCTCGCATCTGATGTCATCAGGAAGCTCGTGCCTAAAATGCAAGATGCGGCTGTCGGCGCGGCCATGGGACAGTTGACGGCCCGCAACCGAAACGACAGTTGGCTGACCCGTTTGATCGACATGGAGTACTGGCTGGCTTGCAACGAGGAGCGTGCGGCACAAGCTCGCTTCGGTGCCGTTATGTGCTGCTGCGGTCCATGTGTTATGTACCGTCGCTCTGCGCTCGCTTCGCTGCTTGACCAGTACGAGTCACAGTATTTTCGGGGAAAGCCAAGCGATTTCGGTGAGGATCGGCATCTCACCATTCTCATGCTGAAGGCAGGCTTTCGAACAGAGTACGTGCCGAGCGCCATCGCAGCGACAGTCGTTCCGAACAAGCTAGGACCGTATCTGCGCCAACAACTACGCTGGGCGCGGAGCACGTTCCGGGACACGTTGCTTGGGCTGCGCCTGCTGCCCAACCTCAATCGCTTCCTTACGCTCGACGTCGTCGGACAGAACCTCGGACCGCTGCTTCTGGCACTATCAGTGCTGACGGGACTCGCACAGCTTGCATTGACGGGCACCGCGCCTTGGTTGGCAGCCCTGATGATTGTGGCCATGACGATGATCCGCTGCAGCGTTGTAGCGCTTCGGGCCCGCCAACTACGGTTCCTCGGATTCTCTCTGCATACATTCATCAATATTTTTCTGCTACTGCCCTTGAAAGCCTACGCGCTGTGCACGCTGAGCAATAGCGACTGGCTGTCGCGCAGCTCTGCTGGCAACTCGAATCAACATCCGACGGCTGATGCACGCACTACAGAATGTTCTGGACATGCGACAGCGCCTCGAAGGCTCAAGCCCGCCCGCCATCCTGCCAGGCGAACGACGTCTGACTGCATGTGCAGCGACGAGTAA